From the genome of Bacteroidota bacterium, one region includes:
- a CDS encoding COX15/CtaA family protein, translating to MQYDKSLHRFSVFTACCTFCLVIAGGLVTSTGSSLAVPDWPLSYGMVMPPMVGGILYEHGHRMIASFVGLLTIILTVWLWKKEERRWVKFLGIAALGAVIAQGLLGGLTVIFLLPTALSVSHATLAQTFFAIVCTIALVTSRWWKNDAASISQSADPSLFRLSIVLILCVYIQLILGALMRHTGSGLAVTDFPLAYGQIFPSLSGESVARYNQELIDSNQRLFADGPVTSAQILIHMLHRFWALAVSAVAITFSVRIMSAKQMPPRIKMLGRILVYLIIAQLFLGAFTVISQKAVDVTTAHVATGALILVTSVLLLFHLARVYQVQVKRFSFVYSAERAIA from the coding sequence TTGCAATACGATAAAAGCCTTCATCGGTTTTCAGTGTTCACCGCTTGCTGCACCTTCTGCCTGGTCATCGCCGGCGGATTGGTGACCAGTACCGGCTCAAGCCTCGCCGTTCCCGATTGGCCCCTTTCGTACGGGATGGTGATGCCCCCGATGGTCGGCGGAATCCTGTATGAGCACGGCCACAGGATGATCGCTTCATTCGTCGGATTGCTGACGATCATTCTTACGGTCTGGCTGTGGAAGAAAGAAGAACGCCGCTGGGTAAAGTTTCTGGGGATCGCAGCGCTCGGAGCAGTGATCGCGCAGGGGCTGCTCGGCGGGTTGACGGTGATCTTTCTTCTGCCGACCGCTCTCTCTGTTTCGCACGCCACGCTTGCCCAGACTTTTTTCGCGATCGTCTGCACCATCGCCTTGGTAACCTCTCGTTGGTGGAAGAATGACGCTGCGAGTATTTCGCAATCTGCGGATCCGTCGCTTTTCAGGCTTTCGATTGTCTTGATCCTCTGCGTCTATATCCAGCTAATTCTCGGCGCGCTCATGCGGCATACCGGGTCGGGACTTGCGGTCACTGACTTTCCGTTAGCCTATGGGCAGATCTTTCCGTCGCTCTCGGGTGAATCTGTGGCCAGGTACAATCAAGAGCTCATCGATTCCAATCAACGCCTTTTTGCCGATGGTCCGGTGACTTCGGCTCAGATCCTGATCCACATGCTCCATCGATTCTGGGCTCTTGCCGTCTCGGCCGTCGCAATAACATTTTCGGTCAGGATCATGAGCGCGAAGCAAATGCCGCCGCGGATCAAAATGTTAGGACGAATTCTTGTTTATCTGATCATTGCGCAGCTTTTTCTGGGAGCCTTCACGGTTATTTCTCAAAAGGCAGTGGATGTCACGACGGCACATGTTGCAACGGGCGCATTGATTCTGGTGACCTCGGTACTGCTGCTGTTCCATCTTGCGAGGGTCTATCAGGTTCAGGTCAAGAGATTCTCTTTTGTCTATTCAGCAGAGAGAGCGATAGCATGA
- the cyoE gene encoding heme o synthase — protein MNGDAEVLQQAFPYSRPAWKVAADFIELMKPELTSLSVLTAVCSFYLGHTGQWNVGELWLLSHLALGTTLVGGGAGTLNQYLERNYDSLMKRTERRPLPSGHLLPGTVLLFGIFLSSIGLLELTFFVNVLTGFLGVVTLTTYLFLYTPLKRISPVATTIGGIPGALPPLMGWAAARNEITFAAMVLFAILFFWQMPHFFSLAWLYRKDYARAGYKLLTVVDRNGARTSRHILGNCAALIPLSLVPSVIGMTSISYFIGALVAGIGFLFFGIMFAVTFAADQEENPAKTNQSARRLFFASLVYLPVLFFLMVIDKV, from the coding sequence ATGAACGGCGACGCAGAAGTACTTCAGCAAGCGTTTCCATATTCACGTCCTGCGTGGAAAGTTGCTGCCGATTTCATCGAGCTGATGAAGCCGGAGCTGACGTCGCTCTCTGTCCTCACCGCGGTCTGTTCATTTTATCTGGGGCATACCGGTCAATGGAACGTCGGTGAATTGTGGCTCCTTTCCCATCTCGCTCTCGGAACGACTCTCGTCGGCGGGGGAGCGGGGACATTGAACCAGTATCTGGAGCGGAATTATGATTCGCTGATGAAACGGACAGAAAGACGTCCGCTTCCTTCGGGACATCTTCTGCCGGGGACGGTTCTTCTTTTCGGGATCTTTTTATCGAGCATCGGCCTTCTTGAATTGACATTTTTTGTCAATGTGCTCACCGGTTTTCTCGGAGTCGTTACGTTGACAACATATCTGTTTCTCTATACTCCCTTAAAGAGGATTTCTCCCGTTGCGACGACGATCGGCGGAATTCCGGGAGCGCTTCCACCGCTGATGGGATGGGCCGCGGCCCGGAACGAGATAACGTTCGCGGCCATGGTGCTTTTCGCGATCCTCTTTTTTTGGCAGATGCCTCATTTCTTTTCGCTCGCCTGGCTTTATAGAAAAGATTATGCGAGGGCGGGATATAAGCTCTTGACCGTCGTCGACCGGAACGGCGCGCGAACATCGCGCCACATTCTCGGCAATTGCGCAGCGCTCATTCCATTGAGCCTTGTCCCTTCCGTCATCGGTATGACCTCAATTTCTTATTTCATCGGCGCCTTGGTAGCAGGAATCGGTTTCCTTTTTTTTGGGATCATGTTCGCTGTAACCTTCGCCGCAGATCAAGAGGAGAACCCCGCCAAAACGAATCAATCCGCTCGTCGGTTGTTTTTTGCTTCGCTCGTGTACCTCCCGGTCTTGTTTTTCCTCATGGTGATCGATAAAGTATAA
- a CDS encoding ATP-binding cassette domain-containing protein: MAPIVKISNLTHDYPGRRALNNITLEIHQGEIFGLLGPNGGGKTTMFKILSTAIAPSGGKTEVCGHDVVHEPAAVRKQIGVVFQSPSLDLKLTVMENLRFQGLLQGFHGAAAKRRINELLAGLKLGDRKDDLVETLSGGLRRRVEICKGLFHTPALLLLDEPSTGLDPAARRDLWAYLLQIRKTDGITIIVTSHILEEAEHCDRLAILDKGNLVALGTPDGLKKKVGGEIISIVTNAPEELQTLLKKKFKLTSTIVDGTLRVEKAKAHQFVPKIIEAFPGKVNAVAVGLPTLEDVFIHETGHKMHPIDSDEAEG; encoded by the coding sequence ATGGCTCCGATCGTTAAAATATCAAATCTCACCCACGACTATCCGGGGCGGAGAGCGCTTAACAACATCACCTTGGAAATACATCAGGGAGAAATCTTCGGGCTCCTTGGCCCCAACGGCGGCGGCAAGACGACGATGTTTAAGATACTCTCGACGGCGATTGCTCCTTCGGGGGGGAAGACGGAAGTGTGCGGCCACGATGTCGTTCACGAACCTGCCGCGGTCAGAAAACAGATCGGCGTCGTTTTCCAGTCTCCGAGCCTTGATCTCAAATTGACGGTAATGGAAAACTTGCGCTTCCAAGGGCTGCTCCAGGGGTTCCATGGAGCGGCAGCCAAGCGGAGAATCAACGAACTTCTCGCCGGTCTGAAGCTTGGGGACCGAAAGGACGATCTGGTGGAAACGCTCTCCGGGGGTTTGCGACGACGCGTCGAAATTTGCAAAGGCCTGTTTCACACTCCGGCTCTTTTACTCCTCGACGAGCCGAGCACGGGACTTGACCCGGCCGCCAGAAGAGATCTGTGGGCATATCTGCTTCAGATCAGAAAAACCGACGGGATCACGATCATTGTTACCTCGCACATTCTGGAGGAGGCCGAACACTGCGACCGTTTGGCGATACTCGATAAAGGAAACCTTGTCGCTCTTGGGACGCCGGACGGGTTAAAGAAGAAGGTCGGCGGAGAGATTATTTCCATCGTCACCAACGCGCCGGAAGAACTTCAAACCCTGCTGAAGAAAAAATTCAAGCTTACGTCGACGATCGTGGACGGCACACTTCGAGTTGAAAAAGCAAAGGCACATCAATTTGTTCCCAAGATCATCGAGGCCTTTCCCGGAAAAGTGAATGCCGTTGCAGTCGGATTGCCGACGCTCGAGGACGTTTTTATCCATGAAACAGGGCATAAGATGCACCCGATCGATTCCGACGAGGCGGAGGGATGA
- a CDS encoding ABC transporter permease translates to MNFKDQVLLPAYALWMRELIRFFRQRSRMIGVIGSPILFWFFIGSGLGTSFKTTSSLGGANYLEYFYPGTLLLIMLFTAIFSTISIIEDRSEGLLQSVLVAPVSGASIALGKILGGTTLAVIQAVIFLALAPLVGFSFTLLQFIALLVLLIAIGFGLTGLGFLIAWRMESTQGFHAIMNLFLIPLWLLSGSLFPMEGAPGWLKFVMAVNPLTYSISSTRMMLYHRVSSQASDFLVACSIILIFCLAVFLGSMISVRNKA, encoded by the coding sequence ATGAACTTTAAGGACCAAGTGCTGCTCCCGGCTTATGCGCTTTGGATGCGCGAACTCATCAGATTTTTCCGCCAACGGTCAAGGATGATCGGGGTTATCGGATCGCCGATCCTTTTTTGGTTCTTCATCGGATCGGGGCTCGGCACTTCCTTTAAGACAACATCTTCTCTTGGGGGGGCGAATTACCTCGAATATTTTTATCCAGGGACGTTACTATTGATTATGTTGTTCACTGCAATCTTTTCCACGATATCGATCATCGAGGACAGGTCCGAGGGGTTGCTTCAATCCGTGCTTGTTGCCCCTGTCTCTGGGGCCAGCATTGCACTCGGCAAGATCCTTGGAGGCACAACGCTCGCGGTGATCCAAGCGGTCATTTTTTTGGCTCTCGCGCCACTGGTTGGTTTTTCTTTTACACTTCTCCAATTTATCGCGCTTTTGGTGTTGCTCATTGCGATAGGGTTCGGTCTCACGGGACTTGGATTTCTCATCGCATGGAGAATGGAATCGACGCAGGGATTCCATGCGATCATGAATTTGTTTCTTATCCCATTGTGGCTTCTCTCCGGATCGCTCTTCCCGATGGAAGGGGCGCCCGGATGGCTGAAATTCGTCATGGCCGTCAACCCGCTGACATACTCAATTTCTTCTACGCGCATGATGCTCTACCACCGGGTATCGAGTCAAGCGTCTGATTTTCTTGTCGCATGTAGTATCATTCTCATCTTTTGTTTAGCTGTCTTCTTAGGGTCAATGATATCAGTTAGGAATAAAGCATGA
- a CDS encoding SCO family protein yields the protein MKASDASFRSIFLWGFLGFVIVAVVFSFLYTQLKAPPKNALPRLSIVPDVTLTERSGEKLPLSDLKGKAWIADFIFTNCGGSCPIMSSTMASFQEQLKNEKNVLLVSFSVDPKRDTPDVLRDYAELYKASPSRWLFLTGEKEKINFLTRDGFHLAVAADSGSAIEPIIHSTMFVLVDRQGVIRGYYDSSDEKSLEKIVADAKDLASEKN from the coding sequence ATGAAAGCCTCGGACGCTTCATTTCGATCGATTTTTCTTTGGGGGTTTTTAGGGTTTGTCATTGTTGCGGTTGTGTTCTCGTTTTTGTACACGCAGCTAAAGGCCCCGCCGAAGAACGCATTGCCCCGACTCAGCATTGTTCCCGATGTGACCCTTACTGAACGGAGCGGCGAGAAACTTCCGTTATCGGACTTGAAAGGGAAGGCCTGGATCGCCGATTTTATCTTTACAAACTGCGGCGGGAGCTGCCCCATTATGTCGAGCACGATGGCCAGCTTCCAGGAACAATTAAAAAATGAGAAGAACGTGCTTCTGGTCTCGTTCAGCGTCGATCCGAAACGGGATACTCCTGATGTCCTTAGAGATTATGCAGAGCTCTATAAAGCCTCGCCGTCACGCTGGTTATTTCTCACCGGAGAAAAAGAAAAGATAAATTTCCTGACGCGCGACGGATTCCACCTCGCCGTCGCCGCGGATTCCGGCTCCGCTATCGAGCCGATCATTCACAGCACGATGTTTGTCCTGGTCGACAGGCAGGGGGTCATTCGCGGATATTACGACTCGAGCGACGAAAAGTCCCTGGAAAAGATCGTCGCCGATGCGAAAGATCTCGCTTCGGAAAAAAATTAG
- a CDS encoding DUF420 domain-containing protein: MDLKIFPTINAILNGATALLLVAGYLLILNKKRSIHKKVMLAAFATSITFLISYLYYHAHVGSVPFKGAGFIRPVYFTILISHTILAMAIVPMAIVTLTRALSSRFDKHRKLARLTLPLWLYVSVTGVVVYVMLYHL; the protein is encoded by the coding sequence ATGGATCTGAAGATCTTCCCGACCATCAATGCAATCCTGAATGGAGCGACGGCCCTTCTTCTTGTCGCCGGCTATCTATTGATCCTGAATAAGAAGCGCTCGATCCACAAAAAGGTCATGCTTGCCGCATTTGCAACGTCGATCACGTTTCTGATTTCTTACCTGTATTACCACGCTCACGTTGGTTCAGTTCCATTCAAGGGGGCCGGTTTCATTAGGCCGGTCTATTTTACCATCCTTATCTCGCATACGATCCTTGCCATGGCCATTGTCCCCATGGCGATCGTGACGCTCACTCGGGCCCTCTCGTCGCGTTTTGACAAGCATCGAAAGCTTGCACGATTGACATTGCCGTTATGGCTCTACGTCTCTGTCACCGGTGTAGTGGTGTATGTCATGCTCTACCATTTGTAA
- a CDS encoding two-component regulator propeller domain-containing protein: protein MSGFNNIGSRVSFLLYLFFTGVSPSFAQVYPFDHYTSKDGLLMDYVIALCCDSRGYVWVGTNDGVSLYNGEVFRNFTVADGLSYSRVNCIVESRAHPGTIWIGTNGGGISKWRSNKFQTYRINGEHSSNIITALMEDRHGVLWCGTDNGLFTLADNECRRIRPAVIKGTVVGVAQSPDGTIWVLMSDQLYAFPPDSDDPRVVNLHCKPAIVPQCIYASDDTTFWIGMSNGGIVQMRDGEILRRLVIKNAIINVMLDDRDGLLFGTTRGIYRLPDTGSAPIPFCSTSNGLPEDFISSAAIDMEGDLWLGLGSKGVAKLANRTVFTYPLSGLIFPPNGSAAAMDQDEHLWVASWNGIYELWKGNNAAWQSTLHKELSDVTDQKPYTVLFDPPSSLWAGFQGGDIICFAIGSRKEGPSSLTIQHRWRQGSEYRSGGMPIFLFKDREGYLWCSISDNRGLYLFDPKRAKPFLRSYTAEDGMPDNSTRAICEDREGNFWFGGYDNGLTFLPSSKKFQGGGRRFTSEDGLPNQSIRSILQDSAGVIWAGTRYGGIAYLRDSMFHPLSLNEGLLSTAVWSMILDADRHQWLGTQLGFQEMTASSMIKFHSKKELSGPPVYACGEMKDGVLWLVTDAGITFYDRRHDVSGNIPPPVYISRILVSGVEVDADSSHEFAYDQNNISLDVIGLSLKDEKAVQYQYKLLGADTGWSAPTRNHLIMFAALSPGNYSFMARAINGNGTVSTQAATFSFRIVPALWRQWWFIVSSVLIVVAVSFLLVRSRVKRLIEIERIKSRLAADLHDDIGAGLTRIAILSSVIERDMPGKAGVDPGESTAGESLKRIGDTARDLVESMSDVVWSLGLTEEPLERLVQRLRLFAFEACEAKNIVLKFTIDDNIFALHFPPERARNILLCAKEAITNIVRHSDCSEANMEFLQDGNRVVLTVTDDGKGFQAGGSHTGHGLTNMKKRAEGSGGSFTMISQAGKGTRIQAIFPAAP, encoded by the coding sequence GTGAGCGGATTCAATAACATAGGGTCCCGGGTTTCGTTCCTTCTTTATCTTTTCTTCACGGGCGTTTCGCCTTCCTTCGCTCAAGTATACCCGTTCGACCATTACACCTCAAAAGACGGATTGCTGATGGATTACGTCATCGCCCTATGCTGCGACTCTCGCGGATACGTCTGGGTCGGAACAAATGACGGCGTGAGCCTCTACAATGGGGAGGTTTTTCGGAATTTTACAGTCGCCGACGGGCTGTCGTACAGCCGTGTCAATTGCATCGTGGAAAGCCGGGCTCACCCCGGCACGATATGGATTGGGACAAACGGAGGAGGCATAAGCAAATGGAGGAGTAACAAGTTCCAGACATACCGAATTAACGGAGAACATTCTTCCAACATTATCACTGCGTTAATGGAGGACCGCCACGGCGTACTCTGGTGCGGGACGGACAATGGGTTGTTTACGCTGGCAGATAATGAGTGCAGACGGATACGTCCGGCGGTCATAAAGGGGACGGTGGTCGGAGTTGCCCAATCACCGGACGGAACGATATGGGTCCTTATGTCCGACCAGCTTTATGCTTTCCCTCCAGATTCTGATGATCCGCGGGTCGTCAATCTTCACTGTAAGCCTGCGATAGTTCCTCAATGTATATATGCATCTGATGATACGACGTTCTGGATCGGAATGTCGAATGGCGGGATCGTGCAAATGCGCGACGGTGAAATTCTGCGCAGGCTCGTCATAAAAAATGCTATCATCAATGTTATGCTGGACGATCGCGACGGCCTTTTGTTCGGGACGACAAGGGGGATTTATCGTCTTCCGGATACCGGCTCTGCGCCCATTCCTTTTTGTTCGACTTCGAACGGTTTGCCGGAGGATTTTATTTCCTCCGCCGCTATTGACATGGAAGGAGATCTGTGGCTCGGCCTGGGGAGCAAGGGAGTTGCGAAGCTGGCGAACCGGACCGTGTTTACGTATCCGCTTAGCGGCCTGATATTCCCGCCCAACGGCTCTGCGGCCGCAATGGATCAGGATGAACACCTGTGGGTTGCCTCGTGGAATGGGATCTATGAATTATGGAAGGGAAACAATGCTGCATGGCAGTCGACGCTGCATAAAGAGTTAAGCGATGTCACTGATCAAAAACCATACACAGTATTGTTCGACCCCCCCTCCTCATTGTGGGCGGGTTTCCAGGGGGGGGATATCATCTGTTTCGCGATCGGATCACGGAAAGAAGGTCCGTCCTCACTGACTATCCAGCACCGGTGGCGTCAAGGGAGCGAATATCGTTCCGGGGGGATGCCGATTTTTTTGTTCAAGGACAGGGAAGGATATCTTTGGTGCAGCATTTCCGACAATCGCGGTCTCTATCTTTTTGATCCAAAGCGGGCGAAGCCTTTTTTGCGATCGTACACGGCGGAAGACGGAATGCCGGATAATTCAACGCGGGCGATTTGTGAAGACCGTGAAGGCAACTTTTGGTTCGGGGGCTACGACAACGGCTTGACGTTTCTTCCCTCATCAAAGAAATTTCAAGGCGGAGGCAGGCGGTTCACGAGTGAGGATGGGCTTCCGAACCAATCGATCCGTTCGATCCTCCAAGACAGCGCGGGGGTCATCTGGGCCGGGACACGCTACGGGGGTATAGCATACCTCCGCGACTCCATGTTCCACCCACTTTCTTTGAACGAGGGCCTTCTGAGCACTGCAGTGTGGTCGATGATCCTCGACGCCGATAGGCACCAGTGGTTAGGTACCCAACTGGGGTTTCAGGAAATGACGGCTTCCAGCATGATCAAGTTTCATTCAAAAAAAGAGCTGAGCGGGCCTCCGGTCTATGCCTGCGGAGAAATGAAAGACGGGGTGTTGTGGCTCGTGACCGATGCGGGCATAACGTTTTACGACCGCCGGCATGACGTGTCGGGGAATATCCCTCCTCCGGTCTATATTTCGCGCATTCTTGTCAGCGGCGTGGAGGTAGACGCCGATTCATCTCATGAATTTGCCTACGACCAGAATAACATTTCGCTCGACGTCATCGGTTTGAGCCTGAAGGACGAAAAAGCGGTCCAGTATCAGTACAAGCTTTTGGGGGCCGACACCGGATGGAGCGCTCCAACGCGAAATCATCTCATCATGTTTGCTGCTCTGTCGCCCGGGAATTATTCCTTTATGGCGCGGGCAATCAACGGGAACGGGACGGTGAGTACCCAAGCCGCTACTTTCTCGTTCAGAATTGTTCCGGCTCTTTGGAGGCAATGGTGGTTTATTGTTTCCAGCGTATTGATTGTCGTTGCGGTTTCCTTCCTTTTGGTGAGGTCCCGTGTGAAACGGTTGATCGAAATTGAGAGGATCAAATCACGCCTTGCGGCCGATCTGCACGACGACATTGGCGCAGGCCTGACGCGTATCGCGATACTCTCTTCCGTCATCGAGCGGGACATGCCGGGCAAGGCGGGCGTTGATCCGGGCGAAAGCACCGCCGGTGAATCGCTAAAAAGGATCGGGGACACCGCCCGCGATCTTGTCGAATCGATGAGCGATGTTGTATGGTCGCTCGGTTTGACAGAAGAGCCTCTTGAGCGCTTGGTTCAGCGCCTTCGCTTGTTTGCATTTGAGGCGTGTGAAGCAAAGAACATTGTGCTAAAATTCACCATCGACGACAACATCTTTGCCCTTCATTTCCCTCCTGAGCGTGCGAGGAATATTTTGCTCTGCGCCAAGGAAGCGATCACCAACATCGTCCGCCATTCCGACTGTTCGGAAGCGAACATGGAATTTTTACAGGACGGAAACCGCGTTGTGCTGACTGTGACCGACGACGGGAAAGGTTTCCAGGCCGGCGGTTCGCATACAGGGCACGGATTGACGAACATGAAAAAGCGCGCCGAGGGCTCAGGTGGCTCGTTCACGATGATTTCGCAGGCAGGGAAGGGGACTCGAATTCAAGCGATATTCCCCGCCGCCCCATAA
- a CDS encoding response regulator transcription factor, whose translation MKTNSRATDADDVIRVAVIDDDDEMRKGIRMIIDQAEGFACADYTSGSTFLETFDENPPDVVLMDIGMPDKSGIEWVEILKERYPHIQCLMLTVHSDEEKIFQSLRAGAVGYLLKTTTPEKLLTSIKETYAGGAPMSGEVARKVLTYFQQPKPSTVFSTLSQRELDVLLALTEGYTYKVIADKLFVSVNTVRFHLRNIYAKLHVRSRTEAVAKALKNKAL comes from the coding sequence ATGAAGACAAACTCGAGAGCAACGGACGCTGATGACGTCATCCGTGTCGCCGTTATCGATGACGACGATGAGATGCGAAAAGGGATCCGAATGATCATCGACCAGGCGGAAGGCTTTGCCTGTGCCGATTATACAAGCGGATCGACCTTTCTTGAGACCTTTGATGAAAACCCGCCCGATGTCGTGCTGATGGACATCGGCATGCCCGACAAGTCGGGCATTGAATGGGTTGAGATCCTCAAAGAACGCTATCCGCATATCCAGTGCCTGATGCTGACCGTCCACAGTGACGAAGAGAAGATATTCCAATCACTACGAGCGGGAGCGGTGGGTTATCTGCTCAAGACGACAACACCCGAGAAGCTTCTCACGTCCATCAAGGAAACGTACGCGGGCGGAGCGCCGATGTCGGGAGAAGTCGCACGGAAAGTATTGACATATTTTCAGCAGCCAAAGCCATCAACGGTCTTCTCCACGCTGTCTCAGCGGGAACTCGACGTTCTTCTCGCGTTAACGGAAGGATATACATACAAGGTCATTGCAGATAAGTTATTTGTCAGCGTGAATACCGTCCGCTTTCATCTCCGCAATATTTATGCAAAGCTCCATGTTCGATCCCGCACCGAAGCGGTGGCAAAAGCATTAAAAAACAAGGCCCTCTAA
- a CDS encoding T9SS type A sorting domain-containing protein, whose translation MKNLFRFLFALLSLFWGFSSVFAQWASDPSKNTPVDTGGHTAADVVMLKDGNGGAFIVWDDLREGDKNPKIFAQHLDKNGYAVWAANGVEISPPGLIQAHPQAAAVGDGGIIVSWEEDYRDSALGSAAPAIFAQRISVHGTRMWRDSALQIAGPLPFQLFYPLGVTTACTSDGSGGAYVAWANLYSGFQNLVISRIDSSGNIRWSSSAMNGFSGGALPVGGYDDLRLLQNGTSGVIIAWTDVRNAFSTGISLFAQRLDSAGNRRWDTTGVALAPKPSFLQEQANEVIASDNAGGVIYAWEQSQSGSSPHGYAGRVNASGALTWISPSDSLGVMADSNKSTGQENLSLIPDGSGSVLLTWSDGENYAYVQKIASDGSLPWGGNPHAFAANTSAEVLTTDGSGGAIVAWSQGLQNGVNIFAQRVNSSGQPVWSNATNNNEGNPVSTTPSTFQTKPVIVSDDAGGAIVAWYDLRASSFGGPADIYAQHVSSSGSVTKVNPHASAVATEFSLQQNYPNPFNPSTQIQFSVPSDGRAVLKVFNILGQEVATLFDGAATAGESHQVTFDASRLASGIYFSRLEFGGKMQIRKMLLLK comes from the coding sequence ATGAAGAACCTTTTCCGTTTTCTGTTTGCGCTCCTTTCGCTATTCTGGGGCTTCAGCTCTGTGTTTGCCCAGTGGGCCAGCGATCCGTCTAAGAACACTCCTGTCGACACTGGTGGCCATACGGCAGCTGATGTGGTAATGTTGAAAGACGGCAACGGAGGAGCTTTCATCGTTTGGGATGATCTGCGCGAGGGAGATAAGAATCCAAAGATTTTCGCCCAACATCTGGATAAGAATGGCTATGCGGTGTGGGCTGCCAACGGCGTGGAAATCTCTCCCCCCGGCCTCATTCAGGCCCATCCTCAGGCAGCCGCGGTTGGAGACGGCGGAATTATTGTCTCGTGGGAGGAGGACTACAGAGATTCCGCGCTCGGAAGCGCCGCTCCGGCGATTTTTGCCCAGCGTATCAGTGTTCACGGTACGCGAATGTGGAGAGATTCTGCCTTGCAGATCGCAGGTCCGCTTCCCTTTCAGCTCTTCTATCCACTCGGCGTAACGACTGCGTGTACTTCGGACGGTTCTGGAGGCGCCTACGTTGCCTGGGCTAATCTTTACAGCGGGTTTCAGAATCTGGTCATCTCCCGGATTGACAGCTCGGGCAACATCCGGTGGTCATCCTCGGCAATGAACGGCTTTAGCGGCGGTGCCTTGCCGGTCGGTGGCTATGACGATTTGCGGCTTTTGCAGAACGGAACCTCCGGCGTAATCATTGCGTGGACCGATGTGCGAAACGCTTTCTCAACTGGAATTTCCCTGTTCGCGCAACGACTCGACAGCGCCGGTAATCGTCGTTGGGATACGACGGGGGTTGCCCTCGCGCCGAAGCCTTCGTTCCTGCAAGAGCAAGCAAACGAAGTGATCGCCTCTGATAATGCTGGCGGCGTCATCTATGCCTGGGAACAATCGCAAAGCGGATCATCCCCCCATGGATATGCAGGTCGTGTCAATGCGTCCGGAGCGCTCACCTGGATTTCGCCTTCAGATTCACTCGGAGTTATGGCGGACTCCAATAAATCGACCGGCCAGGAAAATTTATCGTTAATTCCGGACGGAAGCGGCTCAGTCCTTCTGACGTGGTCAGATGGCGAGAACTATGCGTATGTTCAGAAAATTGCCTCCGACGGATCGTTGCCGTGGGGAGGGAACCCTCATGCTTTCGCTGCAAACACCAGCGCTGAAGTGTTGACGACAGACGGCAGCGGAGGCGCGATCGTGGCCTGGAGTCAAGGCCTGCAAAACGGCGTCAACATTTTTGCTCAACGGGTGAATAGCAGTGGGCAGCCCGTGTGGTCGAACGCTACCAACAACAATGAGGGCAATCCCGTTTCTACCACCCCCTCCACGTTCCAGACGAAACCTGTCATCGTCTCCGATGATGCGGGAGGAGCGATCGTGGCTTGGTACGATCTCCGCGCCTCGTCATTCGGCGGACCGGCCGATATTTATGCCCAGCACGTATCGAGCAGCGGCAGCGTGACGAAAGTAAATCCACACGCCTCGGCCGTGGCGACCGAATTTTCTCTCCAGCAAAACTATCCTAACCCGTTTAATCCCTCGACGCAGATTCAATTTTCCGTTCCCTCTGACGGGCGAGCGGTATTGAAGGTCTTCAACATTCTCGGACAGGAAGTTGCAACATTGTTTGATGGAGCTGCAACGGCCGGGGAATCCCATCAAGTGACGTTTGATGCTTCGCGGTTAGCCAGCGGAATATATTTTTCGCGGCTGGAATTTGGCGGGAAGATGCAGATCAGGAAGATGTTGCTCCTGAAATAG